One Thermoplasmata archaeon DNA segment encodes these proteins:
- a CDS encoding class I SAM-dependent methyltransferase, giving the protein MASKVSPQGPDYGNWVSWKLLLAAGLASVVLFALSLLFIYLVIGAVLALAEFVLFAYGRYQQSPRGGNVQAKLWDSLVERLDWDGHGRAIDIGCGNGPVAIRVAKRYPGAEVVGVDVWGTMWEYSKAKCDENAKAEKVGNRVLFQMADAAKLPFEDGAFDAAVSNDVFHNVRGVKDKRAVLKEALRVVKKGGSFSFQDGFTVKRYYHWEADELVGAIRSWGVANVSFEKLPYARVVGGVSAIWGVK; this is encoded by the coding sequence ATGGCGAGCAAAGTCTCACCGCAGGGGCCCGACTACGGCAATTGGGTCTCGTGGAAGCTTCTGCTCGCAGCGGGCCTCGCCAGCGTTGTCCTGTTCGCGTTGTCTCTACTCTTCATCTACCTGGTGATCGGCGCGGTCCTGGCCCTCGCTGAGTTTGTGCTCTTTGCGTATGGACGCTACCAGCAATCCCCTCGGGGCGGCAACGTCCAAGCGAAACTGTGGGACTCGCTCGTTGAACGCCTGGACTGGGACGGGCACGGGCGGGCAATCGACATCGGATGCGGAAACGGTCCCGTGGCCATTCGGGTGGCCAAGAGATATCCCGGCGCCGAGGTGGTCGGAGTCGACGTCTGGGGAACGATGTGGGAGTACTCCAAGGCAAAATGCGATGAGAATGCAAAGGCCGAGAAGGTGGGCAACCGGGTTTTGTTTCAGATGGCCGACGCGGCCAAGCTCCCTTTCGAAGACGGAGCCTTCGATGCCGCCGTGAGTAATGACGTGTTCCACAACGTTCGGGGTGTGAAGGACAAAAGGGCGGTATTGAAGGAAGCCTTGCGGGTCGTAAAGAAAGGGGGCAGCTTCTCCTTTCAGGACGGGTTCACCGTAAAGCGGTACTACCATTGGGAGGCCGACGAATTGGTCGGTGCCATCAGGAGTTGGGGCGTAGCGAACGTGAGCTTCGAGAAGCTGCCCTATGCCAGAGTTGTTGGCGGGGTGAGTGCGATTTGGGGGGTCAAATAG